From the genome of Malus domestica chromosome 04, GDT2T_hap1, one region includes:
- the LOC139195078 gene encoding homeobox-leucine zipper protein HAT5-like — MLFLGNPDHVFRGPRSMMGLMDQESSRRRPFFSSSSSQDELFDEECYDEQLPEKKRRLTLDQVHMLEKSFETDNKLKPERKTQLAKKLGLQPRQVAVWFQNRRARWKTKQLERDYDLLKSSYDTLLSDYDSIIKENQKLKSQVVSINEKLGGKEQASSTKAAAFAADDHDDEKRDPLLPTGNQLVEVVPITSLQYSCSVKVEDRLSSGSGGSAVVDEAEGPQPMDNSDSYNFPNNIHNYYSHDHDTHHHHHHQYTAPHDHVEHHRRGVHSEEDDGSDDGQCYFSDVFASQLPTTSKTAVKRLAGREALPQTPALRPSSSFPTNPSAKHPNLYRKKYN, encoded by the coding sequence ATGTTGTTCCTCGGGAATCCTGATCACGTTTTTCGAGGGCCAAGATCGATGATGGGATTGATGGATCAAGAGAGCTCACGGAGGCGACCTTTTTTCAGCTCCTCCTCGTCGCAGGACGAACTGTTCGACGAGGAATGCTACGACGAGCAGCTGCCGGAGAAGAAGCGCCGCCTCACTCTTGATCAGGTGCATATGCTGGAGAAGAGCTTTGAGACAGATAACAAGCTGAAGCCAGAGCGAAAGACGCAGCTGGCTAAGAAGCTAGGACTGCAGCCGAGACAGGTGGCCGTGTGGTTCCAGAACCGTCGCGCTCGGTGGAAGACCAAGCAGCTCGAGCGGGATTACGACCTTCTCAAGTCTTCCTATGACACCCTTTTGTCTGATTACGACTCCATCATCAAGGAGAATCAGAAGCTCAAATCCCAGGTGGTTTCCATAAACGAGAAGCTTGGAGGTAAAGAGCAGGCTAGTAGCACAAAAGCAGCAGCATTTGCAGCGGATGATCACGATGACGAGAAGCGCGACCCTCTTCTTCCAACCGGTAATCAGTTGGTGGAGGTTGTTCCGATAACTAGTCTCCAGTATAGCTGCAGCGTCAAGGTGGAGGACCGCCTGAGCTCAGGGAGCGGAGGAAGTGCCGTGGTGGACGAGGCCGAAGGCCCTCAGCCTATGGACAACAGTGACTCCTATAATTTCCCAAACAACATCCACAATTACTACTCTCATGATCATGAcactcatcatcatcatcatcatcaatacACGGCGCCACATGATCATGTAGAACATCATCGTAGAGGAGTCCACTCAGAAGAAGATGACGGTAGCGATGACGGCCAGTGTTACTTCTCCGATGTCTttgcctcgcagctgccaacaacttcgaagaccgctgtcaaacgactagccggccgagaagctCTTCCTCAAACTCCAGCTCTTCGTCCGTCTTCGTCCTTCCCTACAAATCCCTCCGCCAAGCATCCTAATTTATACAGAAAgaaatacaattaa
- the LOC103433744 gene encoding U-box domain-containing protein 16, with the protein MAISPQAFPPRKRRPSAGAFISPKLSDQTLLRSLHHLSQEISSLEPLQFLLRRTSRSVIRRSTLLSIFFEDIIRISTAVFSHSAILCFQELYILLQRIQTLLEDSSNGSRMWLLLQTESLANSFHELTLDLSTLLDILPVKELRLNDDVEEVVSLLRTQCSRSTTKSFVDPRDDGLRLEVCFILDRLRSEIVPDHSKLSDIFTQLGIRDASDCREELESLQEEFQNQTDEKSKSQLVALVGLVRYGKCVLFGASTPASDLIRLKSASELSFPADFRCPISLELMRAPVTVATGQTYDRESIKLWIEAGHNTCPKTGQALAHTELIPNLALKNLIAMWCRQQKIPFETAANNKGLVNAVKKNKAALEATRMTASFLVNKLSVSQSMEAANGVVYELRSLAKTDADCRACIAEAGAIPLLVRYLGADVGGPHPNLQVNAVTTILNLSILEANKTRIMETDGALNGIIEVLRSGATWEAKGNAAATIFSLSGVHGYRKRLGRKTRVIKGLVELARDGPEHGCFKKDAMVAILNLAGEREAVARLVEGGVVETTLQVMEALPEEAVAVLETVVRSGGLVAIAAAYGAIRKLGSVLREGSERARESAAATLVTICRKGGSEMVAELASVPGIERMIWELMGVGTVRARRKAASLLRILRRWAAGLGSEVAEVGYSTVNHVSTSATATIVAI; encoded by the coding sequence ATGGCAATATCTCCGCAAGCATTTCCGCCGCGAAAACGCCGGCCCTCGGCGGGGGCCTTCATATCGCCCAAGCTATCCGACCAGACCCTCCTCCGCTCCCTCCACCATCTCTCCCAAGAAATCTCCTCCCTCGAGCCGCTCCAGTTCCTCCTGCGCCGCACGTCCCGCTCGGTGATCCGCAGGTCAACCCTCCTCTCCATCTTCTTCGAAGACATCATCCGCATCTCCACCGCCGTCTTCTCCCACTCCGCCATCCTCTGCTTCCAGGAGCTCTACATCCTGCTCCAGCGGATCCAGACCCTTCTCGAAGACTCCTCCAACGGCAGCCGGATGTGGCTCCTCCTCCAGACCGAGTCTCTAGCGAACAGCTTCCACGAGCTCACCCTCGACCTCTCCACCTTACTCGACATCCTCCCCGTCAAGGAGCTACGATTAAACGACGACGTAGAAGAGGTCGTCTCCCTCCTCCGCACCCAGTGCTCCCGCAGCACCACGAAGTCGTTCGTCGATCCAAGAGACGACGGCCTCCGCCTCGAGGTCTGCTTCATACTCGACCGCCTCAGGAGCGAGATCGTTCCCGACCACTCCAAGCTCTCCGATATTTTCACGCAATTGGGGATTCGCGATGCTTCGGATTGCAGGGAGGAGCTTGAGAGCCTCCAGGAAGAGTTCCAGAACCAGACGGATGAGAAATCCAAGTCGCAGCTCGTTGCCCTCGTCGGACTCGTTCGCTACGGCAAGTGCGTGTTATTCGGAGCATCCACGCCGGCATCGGACCTAATCCGCCTTAAATCGGCGTCGGAATTAAGTTTCCCGGCAGATTTCCGGTGCCCGATCAGTTTGGAGCTAATGCGGGCCCCGGTCACCGTGGCGACCGGCCAGACGTACGATCGTGAGTCCATCAAGCTGTGGATCGAAGCGGGTCACAACACGTGTCCCAAGACAGGTCAGGCCCTGGCCCACACTGAGCTCATCCCCAATCTCGCGTTGAAAAATCTCATTGCCATGTGGTGCCGCCAGCAGAAAATCCCTTTCGAAACAGCGGCGAATAATAAGGGGCTGGTCAACGCCGTTAAAAAGAACAAGGCCGCGCTCGAAGCTACCAGAATGACGGCGTCGTTTCTGGTCAATAAGCTTTCGGTCTCTCAGTCTATGGAGGCGGCTAACGGCGTCGTTTACGAGCTCCGGAGTCTGGCGAAGACGGACGCTGACTGTCGCGCCTGCATTGCGGAAGCCGGGGCTATTCCTTTGCTCGTACGGTACCTGGGCGCGGACGTCGGTGGGCCCCATCCGAACCTGCAGGTTAACGCCGTGACGACGATTCTAAACCTTTCTATTTTGGAAGCGAACAAAACGCGGATCATGGAGACGGACGGAGCTCTTAACGGCATCATCGAGGTGCTGAGGTCGGGGGCCACGTGGGAGGCGAAGGGGAATGCGGCGGCGACGATATTCAGTTTATCAGGTGTGCATGGGTACAGGAAGAGACTGGGGAGGAAGACACGCGTCATAAAGGGGTTAGTGGAGCTGGCGAGGGATGGACCCGAGCACGGATGTTTTAAAAAGGACGCCATGGTGGCGATATTGAATTTGGCGGGAGAGAGGGAGGCAGTGGCTAGATTGGTGGAAGGTGGGGTGGTGGAGACGACCTTGCAAGTGATGGAGGCGTTGCCGGAGGAGGCGGTGGCTGTGTTGGAAACTGTGGTTAGAAGCGGCGGATTAGTGGCCATTGCGGCGGCGTACGGCGCGATTAGAAAATTGGGAAGTGTGTTGAGAGAAGGGTCGGAGAGGGCGAGGGAGAGCGCGGCGGCGACGCTGGTGACAATTTGTCGAAAAGGGGGATCGGAAATGGTGGCGGAATTGGCGTCAGTGCCGGGGATTGAGAGGATGATATGGGAATTGATGGGGGTGGGGACGGTGAGGGCGAGGCGGAAGGCGGCGTCGCTGTTGAGGATTCTGAGGAGATGGGCTGCGGGTTTGGGTAGTGAGGTTGCGGAGGTGGGATATTCAACGGTGAATCATGTGAGTACATCGGCAACAGCGACAATAGTGGCAATCTGA
- the LOC103408497 gene encoding transcription repressor OFP1-like, which yields MGNHKFRLSDMMSNSWFSKLKDMSKPRKKQSKKKKQQKPPSFASSSLTKNFTEPSKPTRQLPHHLHCHPRQSYYFTRELTSPAPAPSHRFPTSSSPTNDPRPKKSNRQKLRNRITTLPSSDPNLLTSSVSAGCGCHATTIESVWTKSQSPPETWSSFSFDSFPDPTSEMEFLDDDNEPEFRCDRVLAAYHVDAGEKDVVVDVDKASLTMKLSDVKVSDAPEDGLDSFSELELPPIITKPPKFSEMVSELKKNKNKKKEQRSITKSDGRRLPSSNAATSPGVRLRNSPRISNRKINQAGLSRRSVSSNSSSKRRSISDSFAIVKSSFDPQRDFRESMVEMILENNIKASKDLEDLLACYLSLNSDEYHEMIIKVFKQIWIDLTDIRSK from the coding sequence aTGGGAAACCACAAGTTTAGATTATCAGATATGATGTCCAATTCCTGGTTTAGCAAGCTGAAAGACATGAGCAAGCCCAGAAAAAAGCAatccaagaagaaaaaacaacaaaaaccaccctcgtttgcttcttcttctctaACAAAAAATTTTACAGAGCCCTCGAAGCCAACGCGGCAACTGCCCCACCACCTCCACTGCCACCCAAGACAGTCTTACTACTTCACAAGAGAGCTCACCTCCCCTGCGCCTGCCCCATCTCACAGATtccccacctcctcctcccccACCAATGACCCACGACCAAAAAAATCCAACAGACAAAAACTCAGGAACAGAATTACCACCTTGCCCTCTTCCGATCCCAACCTCCTAACTTCCTCTGTTTCAGCCGGCTGCGGCTGCCACGCCACCACCATTGAATCCGTCTGGACTAAATCCCAATCCCCACCTGAGACATGGTCGTCTTTCTCCTTCGACAGCTTCCCAGACCCGACGTCAGAGATGGAGTTTCTCGACGACGACAATGAGCCTGAATTCCGGTGCGACCGCGTTCTCGCCGCTTACCATGTCGACGCCGGTGAAAAAGACGTCGTTGTCGACGTCGACAAGGCGTCTCTGACCATGAAATTATCCGATGTGAAAGTATCTGATGCGCCGGAGGATGGGTTGGATTCGTTTTCCGAGCTCGAGCTCCCTCCGATTATAACCAAGCCACCAAAATTCAGCGAAATGGTGAGCGAActgaagaagaacaagaacaagaagaaagaaCAGAGGAGCATTACTAAAAGTGATGGTAGAAGGCTTCCTTCATCAAATGCAGCTACATCTCCCGGCGTCCGTCTTCGGAATTCGCCGAGAATTTCCAACCGGAAGATCAACCAGGCCGGCCTCAGCCGGCGGAGCGTGTCGTCGAATTCGAGCTCGAAGCGAAGGAGCATCTCCGACAGCTTCGCAATTGTCAAATCATCGTTTGATCCCCAGAGGGATTTCAGGGAATCAATGGTGGAGATGATCTTGGAGAACAACATCAAGGCATCCAAggatttggaagatcttcttgCATGTTATCTTTCTTTGAATTCTGATGAGTACCATGAGATGATCATCAAGGTGTTCAAGCAAATCTGGATTGATCTCACTGATATTAGGTCCAAGTAA